Genomic segment of Microcebus murinus isolate Inina chromosome 14, M.murinus_Inina_mat1.0, whole genome shotgun sequence:
GtagccaaatttaaaaaaaaaatgtttttgttgttgaagtGGAAGATGTAACATTTTTATGTCAAAATTTTCCtgttaaactaaaaaaagaaaaaaacacaatacaTACAAAGGTCAGAGTCACCCCATGAGCTTGTTGATTTGCAATCCACAGTCTTATCCCTGATACCCCAGGGAATCAGGTGAATGCCCCCAGCAATGCCTCCCCATGAAATGGAGGATCCAGTAGATTCTCCAGCTAATACAGCCCACCTTACACATGCTGGTGTTAAGTGAGGAACCAGATCCCAACACAGGAGGcagatttgagctcaggaatacAAACATCACAGCTCAGTGTGACCACAGAGAAAATCAAGTGCAAGCCTACATTTTATAGGTGAGTGAAGTAAGACCAACAGAGGAGAAGGGACTTCCCTTCATCTGGTTAGTACTAGAGCCAGGAGAGAGCCCGGGGCTCCTGACTTATAGGGCAGAGCTCTTGCTATAATGCCACACTACCTTTATCATGTCTCTGCCCCGCTCTTCTATGACAGCATTCATCAGCTGGGCAGCAGCCAGAGACAACTTGGCCTTGTCGTCGGTCAGGCCCTCAATGGCCTCCAGCACCAGGTCGCAGAGCTGGATCTCGGTGAAGTACTCTGCAAACACCTGCAACACGGGCCATCAGTCTGGGCTTGCCTGGACACCCTGCCTCAGATGGCCCAGACCACCCCTCCAGGCAAGGGGACGAGGGGGAACCCCTCTCAGGAGCAAGATGCCCTTCTGTCCTAGGCCTGTGCTGTCTGCCGAGCTTCCAGATGGCCTGCCTCAGATGGCCCAGACCACCCCTCCTGGCAAGGGGACGAGGGGGAACCCCTCTCAGGAGCAAGATGCCCTTCTGTCCTAGGCCTGTGCTGTCTGCCGAGCTTCCAGAGGACACTGTCCCAAAGCCGGAGTCTTTCGGGGTGGGAGGCTAAAACATTGACCTCAGGTGCAATGCAGGGCTCAGAGGTCAGAGGCTGCAGAGGCTGAGCAGTGGGAGAGAGGGGCTGGCGCTAGGGTTCTTAATGTCACCACTCTGAGGCAGGAGTTGGGATACACATTGCACAGGAAGCATCAAGAGAATGAAACCAATAATTCTGGGGACAGGCCATGACAAACGACCAGGACCCAGGATGCTCAAGGGAGAGTGTTCTGAACCCCAGGACTGGACCTTCTACCACAAAGGGACAGTCCCCCAAAGGAAACCTTCACAGCCAGTCAGAGAGGGAATGCAGGTGGGATACAAGAGTCCCACCCGAGGGGGCTGGAACATCACGTAAATGAGAGGCCCAGGCTCTCCCCAGTTTGTGTCTGGCCCCACGCCCTCACCTTGCCAATCTGAATGGTGTTGTCATAGAAGCTGTGGGGACTGTAGGCTTCATTCGTGCCCTCTCCCTCCAACGGCCCTTGTGTTTCCCTCGTCATCTCTGAAACAAAGACCGCAGGCACACCCCTCAGGCACTCAGAAGGCttcccaggctgcctggcctggcccaaGGCACCTACGGAGCTAAGCCGGCTTAGGGATTGGTGGGgtgtgcaggggaggaggggacatcACCATAAGGAATGCCGATGGCCCCTGTGTAGGGAGTCCCCACTTTGCTTCCTCAGAGCAGAGACAGAACTGGGTATGAGCATGGAGCTCAGCCAGATGGAGGAACTGATCCAAAAGAACTCTTTCCTGAGCAGGTATTTTGTCCCAAGAGGGTCACTGCAGGTGTTTCGAGGCAGGTCACGCCAGGGAAATGATGTGCTCAGGTAAATTCTAGGCCCTCACTCTTCTGGACGAGCATGTGCGGAGGTTGGAGGGGACGAGACAGGGCTGTGCGTACGCTTTTGCAGCAGGAGGATACGGTAGAGGTTGTAGACGGCCTCGGCGGCCAAGGAGCGGACGCCGTCCACTGGGTCCTGGCAGTGCATGGCCAGCATCCGCACCAGGTGCCCCAGCCGGGGGAACGGAGTTTCCACCTCGGGGCAAGAGCGGGAAGTCACAAGTTATCCCAGCCACTGCTCCAGACCAGGCTGTCATAGGGGAAAAGCTAGGAAGAGGGGACGCATGTGCCAGAGACCTGAGCTGTGAGACTAGgtgagggaaaagggaaggaatgCGTTGAGGGCCGGCTGGAAAGCGCGTTCGCCCACACAGCTGTGCCCCTTCTCTGCCACTCCACACCCCCATCCTTTTTGAGCCCAGCTCAGACCTGCCCTCTATCAAGTTCTCCATGATTCCCTCACTTGCATCATGTGTTTCCATatattcctcccacctccctgggctTGCACGTGCATCAGGGCATTGAGGGAACTGTCCTGGTCATCTCCATTTCCGCTCTAGCACCTGGCACGGTGCCTGGCCACGGCGAGTCTCCAGTGACTGCTTGGTGATCAGAATGGAGACTGAAGCATGTGGAGTCACATGGACTTGGCAGATGGACAAAGATGACACGGaagatgtgggggtgggggagaggaaagaCGAAGAAAGGAGAGAACAGACGGGATACAcaggaggaagtggaggcagaGGTTGAGGCCTAGTGACCGAGGCCAGGGCACAGATGTGATGAAGCTGGGGACAAGGATAGGGGTGAGGGCAGGCTCTGGGGCAGGTGGCCACTCACTTGGAAGTTATTCATTTTGACAGTAAAGCCAAGAAGACAGGTAGCACACCACATGGCCCGTTCCCGCTCGTGGTCGTTCCTGGAATTCAGCCACATCTCTAGAAGCTGGAGGGAGACGAGGACAGGAGAAGCCCAGTCAGCTGCATCCCAGCGGTAGGAAGGGAACCTTGAGCCTGGCTTCTGCACAGTATCAGGGCTGGACTTGTGAGAGTAGGATTTCTATGGCCTAGAGGCACATTGTACGTGGGTCTGCCACCAGCCCCAATTGCCCCTTCTCTAGGTGCTAGAAATCTCTCCACTAGTGCCGCTTTCTTCCAGGTGAAAGCAGAGACTCTCAGATGATATTGACCTGGGCTCACTGCAATGGGTCAACATGCCCCACAGTTGCCCTACCTACTTCTTCCCACTCGTCAGTACAAAAAGAACTTGGCAATAACAAGAAAGTGTCAACTGTATTCACAAATTCAATGGTGAATTATGTGTGAGTTTGTTGGAGAAATATAGTTCTGGGTGGTTCCTATTTGAAAGGCAATGCGTAAGCGTCTCACCACCGGAAAATGACAGGCCCCAAATACCACTGATCCAAATACACATCACTCCCTGTCCGCTGGAAGCCACTAATCTGACAGTGATGCAGGTAAACAATAGGCAACTCAgaactgaaaaggaagaatagCAGCAGATGAAAAGCTCCACAACCGACTCCACACAATATTGATGCTACActgattaaaaacaagcaaacacaaaatACCCTTCCGGAAGAGAGGAGGCCCTCCAGTGGGAGCTCTGCATATGTTCTTGTGGCCAGACTCTGATGACATCCCCGAGCCAACACTGTGTTTCTACTAACCAGCTGATACAAAAAGGAACTCAAGTTCCTTCAGAAAACAGTTCATTCCTGGCCAGGGAAGGAAAGTCCACAAAATATTATACTGGAAAGAAAAGAAGCTCCTGCAGATTCCTAGAGCCATGTTAAAAGGACTCAGGAGCCAACTTGAAGAGGCTCCCGCTGACAAAAGATGGGACAATTAAAGCGTTAAtaggaaaaatagttctcatTGATCCAGACAcatcaaatacttaaaaattcattttagattCCAATGATACAACAGGACTTACCTGTGAAGTAATCTTGCTAAAAAGTAATTCTGAATCCCATCAAGCCTCTAGATCTAATAATCTACAGGAAGTCATGGGACAGAGGAATTTGTTGCAGGACCCTAAAAGGATGTAACCAGTGCAACCCACATGTGGAAAATTTACAGACAAAATGACTTGGttcttttaacaaatacatttccAGGAAAATGTGATGAAAGGGGAATCTACAGATGAAGAGACTTAAGTGACCGTCAATGGGAATGTTTGTACCCTTTTAGGATCTGATTCAAGTGAACagaccttttaaaaaacatatttctaagaCCAGCAGGCCAAACTAAACGTTGTTTGAATAATGATGACATTGAGACATTGAAacaatgttacattttaaatataataatgacagcatatttatatattttaacagatCCCTATCTTTGATAAACATACTAAAATGTTTATGGGCAATGGAACAATCTCTACTGGgatgaaatgaggaaataaaaaaggaaaaatacggATGGATCAAATGACATGGTATTTGCTTCCAAGTAACTCAGGGGAAAGAAGTTGGGGACTGTGAGGGGTCTAATTAAAATGACACAGGCCGTGGCTGACCGTTGAAGCTGACGGTGGCACACGGGGCTCGGAACCCTTTCTCTCCAGTTTGGTAGATGCTTGAGACTTATAAGAAACTTAAACACTAAGGATGCAAAATTGTGAACCATAAACATAGGGACTCTAAACTGTTAAAGGAAGAGATATGATACCAGAAGGAAATTGGGAACATCAGGAATAAAGGAAGacacagaaatggtaaatatctggGTAAAATAGTAACTCCTCTTTCATGGAACTGTGTGAAATATGTTGACTGGCTCAAAGAAAAGATTATAATGTTGTCAGATGGCATTTTAATGTGTGCAGATGTAACACGTGTGCCCATTCCAACATGAGTGGGGGAAGAGTCCAGGTGTCTATATGCTCAGCGAGTCTCCACATTCTACTTGAAAAAGCAAAGCACTGATTGTAGGCGGGCTGTGAAAAgctatgtgtgtgtattataatCCCTAGAGGGGCCTCTGTAAAGCTATACAAAGAGACACAGTTGAAAACACAAtaggtaaattaaaatataatatgaaaaatgggaaaataagccaaagaaggtaagaaagaggaaacagatgaagaaaagaggGAACTAACAGAACACAAAtaatcaaatggtagacctaaaAGCATAtcaataattttctaaaacataaatgtttaacCCACCAATTAAGAGACACCACATCTAGAGAGCCCTGATCACCTTCCCACAAAGCTCTGCACCCAGCCTTCATCCTCAGTTCTGCCTCTCTCCTGTCCCCGATCGTTCTGTTCCCAGCTATACTGGGGTGACAAAATTCACATCCACCCCAAGCCTCAGAATGTGATCCTGTTTGGAAATAGCGTCTTTGTGGATGTCACCAAGATAAGGTGAGTTCATATTGAATTATGGTGGGCCCTACTAATTCCAATGATTGTCAtccttataaagaaaagacacacacacacacaccacaggacacacacatgcacacacacacacacacacacacgggagaatACACCATGtgaaaatggaggcagagattggagcgaCATGTGTACAACGCAAGGGATGCCGGGGGTTGGCAGGAACCACCAGAAGGCAGGGGAGAGGCACAGAATGGAAGAACAGACTCTCCCTCAGGATCTGCAGTGGGAActaaccctgccagcaccttgaatTTGGAAGGTGAAGATGCCTTCACAtctgagagagaataaattcctgctgTACAAGCCAGCCAGTTGTGCCATTTTACGGGAGTCCTAGGAAACAAACACACCAACTTTCAAGGGTTCCTCCTCACTCACCTCCAAGCAGGACTGGATCTCAGTGGGCTTCTCCGTGACCAATGCCTCCAGGAGACTCCGGAGAGACTGCATGGTCATGCTGAACAGGCCCTGATGGATGAAGAGGGACTCACAGGACTACTGAGGTAGCAGCCTGCCCCTCCTTCTACACTCGGCTCagtacccccacccccagaaaggCCCCTTGCTCATGTTTTCCCTGCATTTCCAGGTGCTGCTAGCCTACCGCGGACTTGAATAAATCCTCTGCTTTTTTGACCAGAGTAGAACAGTCTGCCCGGTGTGTGGTTTGTCCTAGTGGAATGGGATTTCCCTGACACGCAGCTCCCTAACCCCGCCATTCTCCCCTCCCTAACTGTGCACATTctggggctctgctcccaggGGTGCTGTGGTCTGGAGCCATGACTGGTGGCCAGCTGTCCCCACGGAGGGAAGGGGGCTGGCCTTGCCGTCTGTGCACAGCCGATTCACAAACAGCAGCAGTGCCCTTCCCCTTTCCCCGCACACAGACCGCATGGCCTGCCCAGCAACAGTACCTCTTTGCCTTTAAGGTAAAACCCTAGAAAGAAAGTAGGTGAGCTGCCTGCGAGGGCTCCTGCAAGATACCAAGGCCTCCACACTGACAAGAAGGGAACGCAGCTCCCTGGTGAATGACGTGCTCCAAAGAAATCCACTCCAAGGTGAGGCCATTCCTCCTGGGCAGCGGGATTCCCAGCCCTGTCCCAATGCCCCATTCCCAAGTGGAACCGCACTGAGGAATGCCTCGGGGGGCACAGCCAGAGGAAATCCCACTGAGCTCTCTCTAGATGTGGCCGTCTTCCCTTCAGAACACAAATTACTGTGAACTGACAAAGAACGGTCACCAGACATCTGATACAAAGAAGGCCCAAGTCACATAGGCCAAGTGACCACTCGACACGATCTAGTTCAGTAAACAGTAGAAAACATAGTTCCAAAAAATTCTTATGAGTATCTTCAGAGAAGTTCAAGAGACTGTGGCatccataaaataagaacaagcagccaagagaaaggaacagaCCACAGGCCAGAGCTCCCAGGCATGGAGCGCGAGCCTGCAGATGCAAACGCCCAGCCCGCTTCCCTCCCTCTAGGGAACACCCGGGCCCTGTGGGACATGGAGTCAGATCTCCTCCTGCTGGCATTCCCGGAAGGCCCGTATCCGTGGGCTGAGAGTAAATCCACACTGAACCTTCCAGACTGGTTTCCACTGGGTGACAGTTATAAAGGGCGGGACTGAGTGTGCGCCTTTGGGACAGAATATTCAAGGGGTAGCAGTGGCCATGAGTGAGTGCCCCCAAGGAAGGAGCCAATCCCCTGGCTCACCCAGACTGCCTGACctggccagctcctcctcctaGGACAAGATCTGTTTCTGTTAAAGGTGGGGGAAGACCCTTCCGTAAAACTGCCAAACCTATCCTTTGCACCCTctcaaaaacaaatgataaacacAAGGGGTCGACCATCAGACAGCTCCTTACCACGTTAGCCCGGCCCTCGCTGGGATCAGACACCTCCTCGGCCAGGCCCTcggaggcgggcaggcagagcacaCTCTCCCAGCACGTGACGAGGAGCTCTTCTCTGCTGTCTGCGTCCAAGACCGGCCTGAGATTCCTAAGGCCCAGGGGAGAGCAGAGTGTGACCGGCGAGCAGTGGCCAGAAATGACAGTTGAGGAAAGGAAGACAGACGGTGCAGAGGGAGATGGTGGTGGGGGCAGAATGGTAGGCAGAGCAAGAACCAGGGACGTTCAGGAAAGAAAGGGCactgaaagaggaaaagggagcaAACCACAGCCACTGGCACAAGGACCAGGGAAAGGAAAGACAGGAACCAGGGGAGTGAGAGCAGGAACCGCCATTAGAGGCAATGGCATCTGGGCTGGGCGTGACATATTGCTTTCTGGATCCCCAGATGTCCATAGGGAATGCAGGGGGCAGGGATGGACGTGGAGGGTCAAGCTGGGGACAGCCCAGGAAGCAGAATGAAGCCTGGGACAGAGGGGACAGCAAGGCCCCGCAGACAGGGGAGAAGCAAGTGCGCGTGAAATCCCACCCACAAAATCGACACAAAAGAAAGGGCACACACTGTCCAGGACACGTCCCCTACTGACTGGGGACTCTCATACAAGAAGCTGAAGCAGGAAATGAGAGGTGAGGAGGGACCAGGGACAAGAGTGGAAATCAAGCCAGAGCAAGGAAGACAGAGAAGCGGCACGCTGCTACCTGACGTCGGCGATGATGGCCATGGCCTTCTGCCGGATGGGGCTGGAGATGCGGCCCAGTGGCTCGTCCCTGATCAGCTCCTGTGACAGCCCCACCCCGAAGACCAGGGGAACCATGAACATGTTCATCTTGCCTTCCTAccacctgctcccaccccatGCCCTGCTCATAAGAAGGTGAGACCTGAAACCTTCAGGGCCTTCCAATGAGCAGGCTGAGAAGGACAGAAGCTCCACCCACTCCCACGCATCCCTGCCCCACAGTACTCACCCCTACCTTGAGGACAGGACAGGGAGAACTACGGCAGGAAGAGGAAACTGGAAAATCTGGGCTTCTCTCCTCCAGACCGAGCTCAGGACCCTGTTGAGGGTTTCCACGAAGACCACCCTCCCTGACCTCtgctctcccccttcctcctgagAGGCACTTACCACCATGGAGGCTACAAGGTCTAGTTTGTGGGGAACCTCGCATGGCAAGGGCATGGGCCGCTCGCCCAGGAAGCTGGTCATCTGCGTCAGGGCGTCCAGGTAGGCCAGAGTCAGAGTCGTATCCTGAACCAACCAGTGTGCTCAGAGTCCTCCAAGGGCCAGAATGACCCTGGGGCCAGGGGCATCCACCCACACGCAATCGGGGGATGAGGAGCAAAGCCCAGCAGGGGCTACCCTAGCCTGAGGCCCTGCATCTGCCCTCTGAATGCAGGTAAGAAACAGGGACAGCCTGTGGCAGCTCTGGGGGGAATGGGCCACCCCTCTCCTTGGCACCCTTGGGAGCTCCCCTCCATGGAGCTCTGACACTAGGGTGGGAATAGCCTCCTTGTCTCTCAAGACAGCATCTCCCCCCTGAGGACATTCCACCCTGAGCATGGCCAGCTGGGTGGCAGGTAGACAGGGAGTCGGAACGGTGGCTGCCCGTGCCCTAGGGACACATGACATGCTCTGGACaagcagcagaggcaggaaaggTGCGTGGAGCGCCTTCTGTGTCCCCTGAATGCTACTCCCTAATGACGAGTTGGGAGACTTGGGTGTTGCTCCTCCCTCCCTAGAAGCACAAAGCCAGGGCACAGAGCACCCAGGGGTAAGGAGACACTTTCAACAGACCTCCAATTACTGTGTCCCCTCAGGCCAGTCAGAGGATCAGAGTGGCAGGATCAAGGCACAGAGGACAGAGGGGTGGGAGTGGCAGTGTCGGCAAGAGCCCTGCCCCCGAGCTCCATCCCAGGCCGGGCCTCTTTCCCATGGAGGAAAGAGggacagcagggctggggtgtgggCGAAGCAGAGTTAGCAGGAAGTACCTTTTCCACGATGCAGTGGCCGTAGTGTTCCACGGCCA
This window contains:
- the LOC142875665 gene encoding maestro heat-like repeat-containing protein family member 7; translated protein: MTMQSLRSLLEALVTEKPTEIQSCLELLEMWLNSRNDHERERAMWCATCLLGFTVKMNNFQVETPFPRLGHLVRMLAMHCQDPVDGVRSLAAEAVYNLYRILLLQKQMTRETQGPLEGEGTNEAYSPHSFYDNTIQIGKVRAWGQTQTGESLGLSFT